A genome region from Akkermansiaceae bacterium includes the following:
- a CDS encoding class I SAM-dependent methyltransferase: MSDEPNTRLRLALFPRAEAAVRGGHPWVFADSVKAQNRPGTTGELAVMYDRKDRFLAIGLYDSDSPIRTRILHCGKPAAIGRDWWMGKALACLARREGSVLTDSTDGARLINGESEGFPGIVADRYADTLVVKIYAAGWLPHWDVIEEVFREVLSPEHLVLRLSRNIAAMAAEAGIAEGFRGAAGRETVVFSENGLRFEAAVMHGQKTGFFLDQRENRARVEGLSMGRDVLNVFSFTGGFSLYAARGGAKSITDLDISRHALDSAARNVSLNPSLASVERHAVQADAFKWLEETEGKYDLIITDPPSLAKRESEREGAVRAYGKLNAAALRHLRPGGILVAASCSAHVPEEEFLRVVETAARDTGRIFRVLWRSGHATDHPADFREAKYLKALCLEFP, from the coding sequence ATGAGCGATGAACCAAATACAAGGCTGCGGCTCGCGCTTTTCCCGAGGGCGGAGGCGGCGGTGCGCGGTGGGCATCCGTGGGTGTTTGCCGACAGCGTGAAAGCACAGAACCGACCCGGCACCACGGGTGAGCTGGCGGTGATGTACGACCGCAAGGATCGCTTCCTCGCCATCGGCCTTTATGATTCCGATTCACCGATCCGCACCCGCATCCTCCACTGCGGCAAGCCTGCGGCGATAGGCCGGGACTGGTGGATGGGAAAGGCTCTCGCCTGCCTTGCGCGACGGGAGGGCTCCGTCCTAACAGACAGCACGGACGGGGCGCGGCTGATCAACGGCGAGAGCGAGGGTTTTCCCGGGATCGTGGCGGACAGGTATGCGGACACTCTGGTGGTGAAAATCTATGCGGCGGGATGGCTGCCGCATTGGGACGTGATCGAGGAAGTGTTCCGCGAGGTGCTCTCTCCGGAACACCTCGTCCTGAGGCTGAGCCGCAACATCGCGGCGATGGCGGCGGAGGCGGGGATCGCGGAGGGCTTCCGGGGCGCAGCCGGCCGTGAGACGGTGGTATTCTCGGAAAACGGGTTGCGCTTTGAGGCGGCGGTGATGCACGGGCAGAAGACCGGGTTTTTCCTGGATCAGCGCGAGAACCGGGCACGAGTCGAGGGGCTGTCAATGGGGCGTGATGTGCTCAACGTGTTCAGCTTCACGGGTGGCTTTTCCCTCTATGCCGCACGCGGTGGCGCGAAGTCCATCACGGATCTCGATATCAGCCGTCATGCGCTGGACAGTGCGGCGCGCAATGTTTCGCTCAATCCGTCGCTTGCCTCCGTGGAGCGTCATGCTGTGCAGGCGGATGCGTTCAAGTGGTTGGAGGAGACGGAGGGAAAATACGATCTCATCATTACCGATCCGCCAAGCCTGGCCAAGCGGGAGTCTGAAAGGGAGGGCGCTGTGCGGGCATACGGGAAGCTCAATGCCGCCGCCCTGCGCCACCTGCGCCCGGGCGGGATTCTCGTCGCCGCATCATGCTCCGCACATGTCCCCGAAGAGGAATTTTTGCGGGTGGTGGAAACGGCGGCGCGCGATACCGGACGGATATTCCGTGTGCTTTGGCGCAGCGGCCATGCAACGGATCATCCGGCGGATTTCCGCGAGGCGAAGTATCTCAAGGCCTTGTGCCTGGAGTTTCCATGA